In Melanotaenia boesemani isolate fMelBoe1 chromosome 16, fMelBoe1.pri, whole genome shotgun sequence, the following proteins share a genomic window:
- the slc29a3 gene encoding equilibrative nucleoside transporter 3, translating into MAHTEAVQPSVNSSYVPTLFGDQSATDDEALEDHSPSASLLPKLSPPPLAVRYSPEDSYCLVYIIFFLMGIGSLLPWNFFITAKYYWQYKLSNNTQTGEEEQRSDLSDYFESYLAIASTVPSVLCLILNYVLVNRLSPNIRILSSLFVILLVFVVTTVLVKVDVSDHRMEFFVGTLASVAVVSGASNIFSGSMFGISGHFPMRISQALISGQAMGGTLSAVASIVNLAVAEDVTNNALIYFLTADIFILVCIISYLFLPRLAYSRHYMLATTHISPGVINEAQGSAAVIPPLQPIIKKAWVLGLSVFYVFFISISVFPAVSSGIQSVNMDSGSPWTTTYFVPFTSFLLYNVADFCGRLATAWVQVPGPTSRVLPALVLCRTVMVPLLMFCNYQPRDHLHTVLFAHDVYPVVFNCLLGLSNGYLGTLPMIYGPKVVPRELAEATGVVMSFFLTLGLAVGSAFSVLIVHCI; encoded by the exons ATGGCCCATACAGAAGCGGTGCAGCCCAGCGTCAACTCCTCGTACGTTCCAACTTTGTTTGGTGACCAAAGTGCAACTGATGATGAAGCGCTTGAGGACCATAGCCCCTCTGCATCTCTCCTCCCCAAACTTTCCCCACCGCCTCTGGCTGTGCGCTACAGTCCAGAGGACTCATACTGTCTGGTCTACATCATCTTTTTTCTGATGGGCATCGGCTCCTTGCTGCCCTGGAATTTCTTTATAACAGCCAAGTACTACTGGCAATACAAACTTAGTAACAATACTCAGACTGGAGAAGAGGAGCAGCGTTCAGACCTCAGT GACTACTTTGAAAGTTATCTGGCCATTGCCTCTACAGTGCCCTCTGTCCTGTGCTTGATTCTGAACTATGTCCTTGTTAACAG GTTATCTCCGAACATTCGAATCCTATCGTCTCTTTTTGTGATCCTGTTGGTGTTTGTGGTGACCACGGTCctggtgaaggtggatgtttcaGACCACAGGATGGAGTTCTTTGTCGGCACACTTGCCAGTGTGGCTGTCGTCAGCGGAGCCTCCAACATCTTCTCTGGAAGCATGTTTGGGATCAGTGGCCATTTTCCTATGAGGATCTCTCAGGCTTTAATATCAG GTCAAGCTATGGGAGGCACACTGAGTGCAGTAGCATCAATAGTGAACCTAGCTGTGGCTGAAGATGTGACAAACAACGCGTTGATTTACTTTCTGACAGCTGACATCTTCATCCTGGTCTGCATCATCTCCTATTTATTTTTGCCCAGGCTGGCATATTCCAG ACACTACATGCTGGCCACAACACACATCAGTCCTGGAGTGATCAATGAGGCCCAAGGTTCTGCAGCTGTAATACCACCACTCCAGCCAATCATTAAGAAGGCATGGGTACTTGGTCTGAGTGTCTTCTACGTcttcttcatctccatctcGGTGTTCCCTGCGGTATCATCAGGGATCCAGTCTGTCAACATGGACAGTGGCAGCCCCTGGACAACCACTTACTTTGTGCCTTTTACCAGTTTCCTCCTGTATAATGTAGCAGACTTCTGTGGCAGGCTGGCGACAGCCTGGGTACAGGTACCCGGTCCTACTAGTCGAGTTCTGCCTGCATTGGTGCTGTGTCGCACTGTCATGGTGCCACTTCTAATGTTCTGTAACTACCAACCACGGGACCACCTTCATACAGTTCTGTTTGCCCATGATGTGTACCCTGTGGTCTTTAACTGCCTACTAGGTCTTTCTAATGGGTATCTTGGGACATTGCCAATGATTTATGGCCCAAAGGTGGTTCCAAGAGAGCTGGCAGAGGCCACAGGAGTGGTCATGTCATTCTTTCTCACTCTGGGATTGGCTGTTGGATCTGCATTCTCCGTGCTTATTGTACACTGTATTTGA
- the LOC121656059 gene encoding prosaposin isoform X1: MLIFTLLFVSSAVATPLLGTEQCARGPPYWCQNVKTASLCGAVPHCQQTVWSKPQMKSVPCDLCKEVLMVVEQLLKDNATQAEVLQYLEKACQLIPDQGLTEECKEIVDSYYPILIGIITGELEDPSVVCGAMGICKSQQEFLAKVQAKEQLVSNEIPQIDLSHQVAPFLLNVPELLYPQENLKQNSPKEETPQQENDDVCQDCIKFLTDAQAEAKANTSFIDSLIQNIEKQCDLLGPGLSDMCKQYVGQYGAVVVQQLMSMEQQPKEICILAGFCSAMKKSVPMLNLQPAKTISAAKAIPAAKLFPATSVDSAPKAMMRVHDSPTCAICEFVMKQLETMIEDQTTEEEVIQAVEKVCTLLPSSLTAQCKDLIETYGQAIIELLVQQADPKTICTVLALCNDASRAYVAPLDQSRFKAGGFCEVCKMAVNYMDGILEQNATEEEIKEVVKKVCSFLPDAYKTECDQLIAQYEPILVQLMLQMLDPDFVCTKLGACPEAARRLLGAEQCTWGPKFWCKNMETATRCNAVAHCKRHVWV, translated from the exons ATGCTGATTTTCACTCTGCTTTTCGTGTCTTCAG CTGTGGCGACCCCTCTGCTGGGCACTGAGCAGTGTGCCCGTGGCCCCCCCTACTGGTGTCAGAATGTAAAGACAGCATCGCTGTGTGGAGCTGTTCCTCATTGTCAGCAGACTGTGTGGAGTAAGCCCCAGATG AAATCAGTGCCATGTGACTTGTGTAAAGAAGTGCTGATGGTGGTGGAGCAGTTACTGAAGGACAATGCAACTCAG GCTGAGGTTCTTCAGTACTTGGAGAAGGCTTGCCAGCTCATTCCTGATCAAGGTTTGACTGAAGAGTGCAAGGAGATTGTAGATAGCTACTACCCCATCCTCATTGGGATTATCACTGGGGAACTG gaGGATCCCAGTGTGGTGTGTGGAGCCATGGGAATTTGTAAGTCTCAGCAGGAATTCCTGGCCAAGGTTCAGGCCAAGGAGCAGCTTGTATCCAATGAAATTCCACAGATTGACCTCTCCCATCAAGTGGCTCCTTTCCTCCTCAATGTCCCTGAGCTTCTGTATCCTCAGGAGAACCTCAAACAGAACTCCCCCAAAGAAGAGACTCCACAGCAG GAAAACGATGACGTTTGCCAGGACTGCATCAAGTTCCTGACTGATGCTCAAGCAGAAGCCAAGGCCAACACCTCCTTTATTGACTCTCTTATTCAGAATATTGAGAAGCAGTGTGACCTGTTGGGGCCAGGCTTGTCGGACATG TGCAAACAGTATGTTGGCCAGTATGGAGCCGTTGTTGTTCAGCAGCTCATGTCCATG GAACAG CAACCCAAAGAGATCTGCATCCTTGCCGGTTTCTGTTCTGCTATGAAGAAGTCCGTTCCCATGCTGAATCTTCAGCCTGCCAAGACTATTTCTGCTGCAAAAGCTATACCTGCTGCCAAACTTTTCCCTGCCACCAGTGTGGATTCTGCTCCTAAG gcaaTGATGCGTGTCCATGATTCCCCAACATGTGCCATCTGTGAGTTTGTGATGAAACAGCTGGAGACGATGATTGAGGATCAAACAACTGAG GAGGAGGTTATTCAAGCTGTGGAGAAGGTGTGCACACTTTTGCCCTCCTCCCTGACTGCCCAGTGTAAGGACTTGATTGAGACATACGGCCAGGCCATCATTGAGCTGCTGGTGCAGCAGGCAGATCCCAAGACTATCTGTACGGTGCTGGCACTCTGCAATGATGCCAGTCGTGCTTATGTTG CTCCACTTGACCAGTCTCGGTTCAAGGCAGGTGGCTTCTGTGAAGTTTGTAAAATGGCTGTTAACTACATGGATGGCATTTTGGAGCAGAACGCTACAGAGGAGGAGATTAAGGAGGTTGTGAAGAAAGTGTGTAGCTTCTTGCCTGACGCTTACAAAACTGAG TGTGACCAGTTGATTGCACAGTATGAGCCGATACTTGTCCAGTTAATGCTCCAGATGCTTGATCCAGACTTTGTGTGCACA aaactaggAGCATGTCCGGAAGCTGCACGGAGACTCCTTGGAGCAGAACAATGCACCTGGGGACCCAAATTCTGGTGCAAGAACATGGAAACAGCTACCCGGTGCAAT gcTGTGGCTCACTGCAAACGCCATGTGTGGGTATAG
- the LOC121656059 gene encoding prosaposin isoform X2 yields the protein MLIFTLLFVSSAVATPLLGTEQCARGPPYWCQNVKTASLCGAVPHCQQTVWSKPQMKSVPCDLCKEVLMVVEQLLKDNATQAEVLQYLEKACQLIPDQGLTEECKEIVDSYYPILIGIITGELEDPSVVCGAMGICKSQQEFLAKVQAKEQLVSNEIPQIDLSHQVAPFLLNVPELLYPQENLKQNSPKEETPQQENDDVCQDCIKFLTDAQAEAKANTSFIDSLIQNIEKQCDLLGPGLSDMCKQYVGQYGAVVVQQLMSMQPKEICILAGFCSAMKKSVPMLNLQPAKTISAAKAIPAAKLFPATSVDSAPKAMMRVHDSPTCAICEFVMKQLETMIEDQTTEEEVIQAVEKVCTLLPSSLTAQCKDLIETYGQAIIELLVQQADPKTICTVLALCNDASRAYVAPLDQSRFKAGGFCEVCKMAVNYMDGILEQNATEEEIKEVVKKVCSFLPDAYKTECDQLIAQYEPILVQLMLQMLDPDFVCTKLGACPEAARRLLGAEQCTWGPKFWCKNMETATRCNAVAHCKRHVWV from the exons ATGCTGATTTTCACTCTGCTTTTCGTGTCTTCAG CTGTGGCGACCCCTCTGCTGGGCACTGAGCAGTGTGCCCGTGGCCCCCCCTACTGGTGTCAGAATGTAAAGACAGCATCGCTGTGTGGAGCTGTTCCTCATTGTCAGCAGACTGTGTGGAGTAAGCCCCAGATG AAATCAGTGCCATGTGACTTGTGTAAAGAAGTGCTGATGGTGGTGGAGCAGTTACTGAAGGACAATGCAACTCAG GCTGAGGTTCTTCAGTACTTGGAGAAGGCTTGCCAGCTCATTCCTGATCAAGGTTTGACTGAAGAGTGCAAGGAGATTGTAGATAGCTACTACCCCATCCTCATTGGGATTATCACTGGGGAACTG gaGGATCCCAGTGTGGTGTGTGGAGCCATGGGAATTTGTAAGTCTCAGCAGGAATTCCTGGCCAAGGTTCAGGCCAAGGAGCAGCTTGTATCCAATGAAATTCCACAGATTGACCTCTCCCATCAAGTGGCTCCTTTCCTCCTCAATGTCCCTGAGCTTCTGTATCCTCAGGAGAACCTCAAACAGAACTCCCCCAAAGAAGAGACTCCACAGCAG GAAAACGATGACGTTTGCCAGGACTGCATCAAGTTCCTGACTGATGCTCAAGCAGAAGCCAAGGCCAACACCTCCTTTATTGACTCTCTTATTCAGAATATTGAGAAGCAGTGTGACCTGTTGGGGCCAGGCTTGTCGGACATG TGCAAACAGTATGTTGGCCAGTATGGAGCCGTTGTTGTTCAGCAGCTCATGTCCATG CAACCCAAAGAGATCTGCATCCTTGCCGGTTTCTGTTCTGCTATGAAGAAGTCCGTTCCCATGCTGAATCTTCAGCCTGCCAAGACTATTTCTGCTGCAAAAGCTATACCTGCTGCCAAACTTTTCCCTGCCACCAGTGTGGATTCTGCTCCTAAG gcaaTGATGCGTGTCCATGATTCCCCAACATGTGCCATCTGTGAGTTTGTGATGAAACAGCTGGAGACGATGATTGAGGATCAAACAACTGAG GAGGAGGTTATTCAAGCTGTGGAGAAGGTGTGCACACTTTTGCCCTCCTCCCTGACTGCCCAGTGTAAGGACTTGATTGAGACATACGGCCAGGCCATCATTGAGCTGCTGGTGCAGCAGGCAGATCCCAAGACTATCTGTACGGTGCTGGCACTCTGCAATGATGCCAGTCGTGCTTATGTTG CTCCACTTGACCAGTCTCGGTTCAAGGCAGGTGGCTTCTGTGAAGTTTGTAAAATGGCTGTTAACTACATGGATGGCATTTTGGAGCAGAACGCTACAGAGGAGGAGATTAAGGAGGTTGTGAAGAAAGTGTGTAGCTTCTTGCCTGACGCTTACAAAACTGAG TGTGACCAGTTGATTGCACAGTATGAGCCGATACTTGTCCAGTTAATGCTCCAGATGCTTGATCCAGACTTTGTGTGCACA aaactaggAGCATGTCCGGAAGCTGCACGGAGACTCCTTGGAGCAGAACAATGCACCTGGGGACCCAAATTCTGGTGCAAGAACATGGAAACAGCTACCCGGTGCAAT gcTGTGGCTCACTGCAAACGCCATGTGTGGGTATAG
- the mrps6 gene encoding 28S ribosomal protein S6, mitochondrial: protein MPRYELALILRAMQRPETAAVLRRTVEALMERGAVVRDLENLGDRLLPYKITKHNHKHSRGTYFLVDFYAAPSILDGLLGHLHRDVDVVRPTVLKKDDQVPQSNCCGPQQ, encoded by the coding sequence ATGCCACGTTATGAACTGGCCCTGATCCTGAGGGCTATGCAGCGGCCAGAGACGGCAGCTGTTCTTCGGCGGACGGTGGAGGCTTTGATGGAACGGGGCGCTGTGGTGAGAGACTTGGAGAACCTAGGAGATAGACTGCTGCCCTACAAGATAACCAAACACAATCATAAGCACAGCAGAGGGACATACTTTCTAGTTGACTTCTACGCGGCTCCCAGTATTCTCGATGGCTTGTTGGGCCACCTGCACCGAGACGTGGACGTGGTGAGGCCCACTGTGCTGAAGAAAGACGACCAGGTCCCCCAAAGTAACTGCTGTGGTCCTCAGCAGTGA